The DNA window aatgtcaaaatatgacacgtctcttgatttcaaaatcctcaaatctaaaatatcgatttgaacaccaactcagcaatTATAAACAAggtattttcttgttattttatttctttttataaagttgtgcaactttatcttttatagagaatatatttctctaacaacaaataatttttacatttatcataatatacacaattatttttgtgttataatcaataaaaatatttgtcctcacattcgtgttggtatcatttttaaatcacacatttgtatgatttaaatcaatgattttctaatcaagaaattgtcacataGTTCTTTTAtagatttcttttgttatacttatcaaacaatgaataagataactatatcataaatatttaattgaataaaatataatttctatacaagagattagaatgtttattcatatataaatcattcttcacataatctctacataagaaattaaaaatacttaatcaattaaaatatttatttcaacacttaatttctataaaagaaattagaatatttgatcaaataaatattcaccatatcatatgatttctacaaaagaaatcataatgtttcaagcatctttgaccgaaatcgcttaaacatttatttccggttgcacgtttgcatcccgtaatatcggcacgtttgccacattattctcaaatcaaacaagacttttcttgtaattatttaatttcaaaattatcaaattaagtaagtcttaatgatacaattgaacaatgtatatcaaatatatacttgaataacataatcaaatgatatgtcatatatattataattacctCATATATCATTAAGCAAATACCTtctaaaatacatcaataattgataattaatttttaatcaaatataaaataactaattattataaataattattaatgtcatcaatttcttaattaatgatgACTTTTAACTTTCTACAGGAGTTATTGTATACCAAAAGAcacaataattttatgaaaaatgtagaattttctaataaaataaaagagacaTACAATAATCTTTATTCatgtatgtatataaataacaagTTAATCATACCTATTATGAATTAACAcaagttatcatattattatattattagctaatatgcatgttatatatatataaacaatcacttaacaacacaatatataacTACAAATGTATTTCATGTCTGTCATGATTTCTATtaaaatgcttcaaaatattaatgacagcatcattttgacaaattaaatttctatataagaaacTATTAAGTGTcccaatttatttcataatttctgcacaaaaattagaatgattccaacatccatgattaaaatcatttaacGGGCCTCATTCATCTCTCATaattttttacaaaagaaattgGACAATGACTAGAgtcattttaacatgtttgatttCTACAAACAAATCATTAACCATCTTATTCATCTCaacacaaaaaattaaaatgatttttacatCAATGACTCAAGTCATTTTTTAACACATTCATGtaataatttctatagaagaaatttgaatggtttcgtcataaatgactagtgtcattttttAACACATCAGATTTCTACGAAAGAAACCATAAGTGACTAGATTTCTACgaaagaaatcattggctaAAATGAGATTCAAACTAGGAACCTTTCGCCTCCTTGCGCGTCTGAACTTCGAACCACTACGCCAATGCACCATTTCATTGttgtaccgcttttatgacattttgtcttctttctagagAAAACTTATACTTCATGTTTGACTAGACTCTGTTAACAAATGAATATATGCACATTTAAAACgataacttattaccataataaaatgtaatatataaaacaatgtgtatatctctctcttttttgtttattaaatcttcctaccatattcttattaattatattgcttaattaaaaagaatgtatatattataattaattattttaaaactgaaaccatatgtttcaattataattaattttaacaccataaattttataaaaattgaaagctaacatattagttactttcttattttcattcattattattaataattttaataaccaaacaaatcttcaagataaaactagaacaaattaaattaattatgttctaatttattttatatataatatttatataatgaatatacatattaaagttctttaagaaaaattttatatcaaaatatattagcttataaaattaagctttaacaacataagaacatatgtgttaataatcaacatatttatatacaataaagacttatctttattttttgattttttcttcttaagATGAATCATTTCCATTTTTCGAAATGAGCATTATCTCTTTCGCAacaccgcgactcgtatttttgaaacatcaaagacaaaaaaaaatatttgatggcgcaagctcttaaatagcttagcacaaagaaactgttttaagattgttagaaatcttgtcttgaaaaataacataaatatatatataaacgatgttacaaacaaattaaataaatacaatgttacaaagaatgaaatcaccagataaaatgttgattcgaggcatgtgttagacacatttcccttaaaacagttctatCGTCTCCCATTTGTGCTgaagcttatcgtagatggctgtctcccagggtataacgaatccagtagtgattctgcactaaaatcactactcatcgaacttgatcagcgtacctgaactatcaccgggtttcaacggaaatatcgagcaaagaacttgaagaacactcacaaaacaagaagaagacttttggaattttagagtgagaaagaatgaaaatgatGAAGTGAGTTTTAGAATAGAGATGTGAGagtttatattgttgaaaatttaaaccattaataaaatcatcaattgatccaacggttgacattACTTGCCTTTTCAtttaccttaacgtttttctcttcattatagagtaattcaatactaacgttacatggttttccaatttgttaataataatattaattatcataacaaataataataacaacaaactcatgtaatttacactacaaattaacaacattttgttaattggtcatcaaggcattttagatcaattaatttaaattaattgatttaaattatacatttggatcaaatttcaccctttaattcatgtttgaatttcatgtgaatttgatttgattttattacccatattctaatttccattcattaatggaatttatagaattggtttaaaaattccaacaattaTTTCATTAGCAACTCTAATAAAGAACAGCAAACAAAGACGATCATATTTCATTCTTTGCATCAAGTTAATCAAAATTTAGTACTTAAAAGCAAATGTTATGATGAACATCATACATATTAACTAGAAGAAAATGAATGGAAttactttgaaaaaaaaaactagcaaTATTAAGTTAAAACGATTTAGAATACAGGCACAATGGAACTCAGAAATTAGTATCTAGAAATATGCACCAAAAAATGTATCAGAAATAGTCAATCACTTATAAGATTAGACATCCAAATCTAACATTGATGAGTAGCTTTTGCTTTCTAAATCATGGAATACCTAAAATAGTAACACTGAAAATGTAGCTTGTCCATGACGAGATGTGTTTTCACCTCGTTCTTGTAATACCTACACAGGAACTGGAGAAGTTATTTCCCTTGCAAGATAAACTGAGAAACATTTGGATGGTGGAGGCATATACAAATAAGATTTTATGAGGCAATAAACCAtagaaatattttcaaaagaatGATCCAACATTAATTCGAGCAGACAACTAATTTGAATTAGTAAAGTTTCAGGGGCAAATTTATGAGGCATAAATGCTCATATGAATTTATATGAGCATCAAATGAAGGGCTTCACGTttgataaagaaaagaaaagaaatctatcaaatatgataaagaaatgatgaaattcATTCATATGAGCATCAAACGAAACATGAAGCCCTTTGCGAAACGTGAAATCTCATCGAATATgaaaaccaatatgaacaaaaatatgaacaaaatataaaccaatataaacaataagaacataaattgattttagGATTTTACATTAAGATAATgcaaataaaaacataaatcgatttaaggtttgaaatgaagataatggaaataataacataaatcgttttagggttttgaaatgaagatgatggaaaaaagaacataaatcaatttagagttttgaaatgaagattatGAAAACAAGAACATATTGTTCTGTATGATTACACATGATATTATAATGGTATCGATAATCTGTATGATGTGTTCCACTGCTCCTGCCGCCGCCTCCGCCGCTCTCGCCTCTAAGAGAGAACAAAGAGtagagaaaaaagagagaaaggaaataaaaaaatgaaaaaaatttagtatttatataaaaacaaattccatttcgcgaaacgcgaaggaACGTTACACGAtaagggtaatttcgtcaaaaaaaataatgtggTTATTAGAGGAAGATAAATTAGCAGATCACCACGGATACAAATATATcaatctttagggtcatttcgtcaaatttcccattcATTGTGTTGGGtgtattttactattttctctcatattcaattcatcatgattatattatatttatttttataaaataatattatttattcttttataattaaaataataataaatattttagtttatctattaaaagaaattattttaattattttaagaattatttaaaataaaatataattaataaaataaatttataataataattacattaattaataataatatattcatttctacataattaattttaaattttatatattaataataaaattaataaattaattaatataaaaaatatataaacttaaaagtaaaaataaaaaaaaaattatatacaaaattcatttaaaaaatattaaaaaagttaaatatcttaaaaaccattttttattaatttttttatcatgttattaagtaagtaatatttaaaaaccattttttattaattttttttatcatgttatTAAGTAAgtagtatatttaattaaatgtgtTTGATACagtatataattcttaaaagaCTGtcctatattatttatgtttcattggaaaaaaaagttaaatcatttaactattttttgttatagttatttttttttaatataattagtataataaGATATTAggtgtttatattttattaaattataatatacttaaatattttatatatttaaaaaaaaattatgatgtaaaaataatgatgttatatatttttaattaaataaaagaaaatataataaaaaataatattaatatattaatatattaatattaattttgattacaaagaaatataataataatttttctataataaattcaaacaatatttataagaataaaaatattacatagtTCTAactaaattttacaattttatggatgatattaattataatttcacatgtttattaatcttatttctattcttattaatttattcgAATAAATGAACTAAATTATCCCTGGAgtatattgagaaaaattaatGGAAAAAGTGGTAGGACATGaatgaatgaaattatttagtgaaaaatgtaatatatttttatcaatatacaTAATATAACACACAAtctactttttaattaaatagggTACTTGAATTTGGATGATAAATGgtcaaaaaattaaacaaattagcAAATCAAATGTCAATTTGTTTAGGAGTAGtttgttttagtttataattgTGAATAAGTTGTGAtggaataataattattataatagttttgatcaataaattattgcacataaatcaaattaaacctATCTAAAGAAGAACATACCTACTATTGAcaatataatttcaaacatatatacaATTATGGTTGAATAAACAGGTAAAACTTTTCAATATAAACTAtggattaatttcaaattaaatttggattaattatgatttaaatcatctaatttattgatttttctagcCTATCGACAATAAAACGTGAATATTCTCAATCTCTCTAAGGTCTTGGTTCGAGTCCGTTAGGTAGTAACTTCTGCGTCTTGTTAAATGATTAGGTGTATTTGCGGGGTTATTGATTAACATGTGatcccattttttttaaaaataatccatttttttttaataattttgttgaatcaaactagcctaaatgtttaaaaaaatgtgatttatCCCCTCTTTTAGCCTAGCGGTAATAAGAGGTACATagtaaccctaaccctaagtTTCTGGGTTCGAATTTTGCtcctggttaaatggttaagtgtgtttgtgggctaCGTATTTAATCTATTgtcctattttttatttcttttttcaataataaaagatGAATATTAACCCTAAGTTTCTTGTTccaattaacaaattttctacacggttaaatggttaaagagatttaattattttaatgttataaattaaaagtgagagataattgatatttaatcCTAAAACCCACGTTAGCAAAAGGAAAAGAAGACCCAAGTGAGCGAAATTGATACGACCACAAACTCTTTCCCTCTCCCCTTTCTCCTCTCTTGAGTCAGTCCAAAGTAAAGTGAAAATGAGCGACGACGCCAGGAGAATTGCGGCTGGCCAAGCTCTTATTGTCAAGCCAATCTCCCAAGATCGGAAGCCTTCCTTGCTACCGCCTTCTCAGCCACCAAAGAAAGTGATCGTTAAGAGCGCCGATATGAAGGAAGAGATGCAAAAGGAGGCCATCGATATTGCAATCGCGGTAACCCCCCTATTTTGTGTTCTTCTAATAACTTCTCTTCCTTCTCTAGATTGTATTGTTCACTGTCTctgcatatatatatacgtattgCCATAGACTTTCGAGAAGCACAACGTGGAAAAGGACGTCGCCGAGCAAATTAAGAAAGAGTTCGACCGGAAGTATGGCCCAACTTGGCATTGTATCGTCGGAAAAAATTTCGGTATGCGAAACGACTCACTTTCAATCATATTTTTGGTCCCTTGTTAAGATTTCTGTAGAAATTTCCCCTGCTCCTTAGTGTTCTTTGTGAGTTTAGGAAACCTAAAATGTTTACATTTGCAATCCACACAATGAGCTAGTACTAATATGATACGGATCTAGACTTAAATCCTTGGATTTTTTCAGAATTTGATTTGGATCTTATCAAGACTCTAActttactaaaattatttactGTTTTAGGTTTAATTTGTTGAGTTTCAGTGCTTGTCATGGTTAACCCATTATATGTTAAGAGGGTTTTTAGTTGATTGTTTAGTTTAAGTTGTCTACTGAATTCATCTCATTACcaatatttcttttgaaaaaatgtGAGGGTATTATTTACAAGAAAAATTGAGAGCAAAGAGACTACTCTCATGAGTCATGCCTCATGTTTTGAAATCATTCAAAATCGAAAAGGATTGTCTCATCTACTATATTAAGACTTTCTAGCCTGAGATCAGCTATTTCTCTTTAAGAATGATGAAAATGAGGTGAACAAAaatcttttattctttcaaatgTTCTTCAGTCACCTCCCCCAAATAATCCACCAAAGGGAAATCGGGATCATCATCTAATCCTTTTAAGTTTGGTTGATTTCTCCCAAACAACAAATACATTGATCCCAAAATCTCCAACTTTTTTTGGCATAAACCTCATTAGCCATATCGGACCTTATCAACTTCAGAAATCATATCGGACCATATTGGACATCTTCTGTTTGAAGCACTGTTGAAATGTTATTGGAGCATTTGTCAGGCAAAAGTTTTGTTTTTGATATTCTGGTGAGTTATTATCTTGCATTTATTTTTGAAGGTTTATGTAACATCTGGTTTCTGCTGCTGCTACTAACATAGATGTTCAAGTGTTACAAGAATTAAAAACTATGAAGGGATAGAATCATAGAACATATTGAGAATTCCTTCGCCATCTAATACATGTTATATGTTGACTGATCTTCACATTTATAGTCGTCAATATCACTCTTCATATCAGAGATCAGATCAGATCAATTGAACTTGAACTACTAAGAGGCAGTTCAACTCTTTGTTTGTTTAGAAACAAATGGATCAATTTGAGGTTGCTTTTGGGTATATCCTCATTCCTCATCAATAATATAGtgtttaataaatcataatgtTAACAAACTGTAGTGAGTCTATAAACAATGGAATTTGACATTGTATTTATAACTTGACAACACttttggttttttaatttattctggCAAGTGATTCTGTAATGTCTGTGTAGATTGATCGGTCTTCCATAAGTGTGATGACTGTTAATTTTGTTTCCTTAACTTCTGTTGAATGAGGTTTAGCCTTTCAATGAATTCAGGCCTTGTATATTCTCCAAATTTGCGTAGTTGATGCTACTGATCATCTACATGAATCAGAATGTGAAAAAATTGCATAAACATTATTTCTGGTATAATTGGGAGAGTTATTTTCTTCCAATATGAATAGAAAATTTTGCCAGATCTGGGCTCCAATTAGTTTAAATGATGATATTCATCAAAGGTTTAAGGCTTGTATCCAATTATCCAACATCCCATCAAAATTCTTCCATCAAATCTTCAACTAAagatactaaaatacccttatttaattttttgtattattatttaaccaATTTGGGTCTCTTGACCCAAacaattagattatttatatataatctaatctattgcaacttttttatttagaaaaattgatTTCTCCTAAAAAAAAGgcttacatcaaacaagcccttagttTATTTTCCCTTTGATaacaattttgtttgaattgttcTACAACATATGAAACAATACAATCATATCCTTGAATGAGATTTGCTTTAATAGTTTCTTGGTAAAAGTCAGAAAACCGATCATTTTGATATGTTCTATCATGTACTTAACTGTGTTGACCATTTTTTCACTTGACAATGCATAGGTTCTTACGTGACACACGAGACAAATCACTTTGTGTACTTCTATTTGGACTCGAAAGCTATACTTCTATTCAAATCAGGCTGAGCATTGTGATGTTTATGGAGGGATGGGGGAGGGAGCAATgatgaatgatgatgatgatgacaatAACATTACAATCTGGAATGTGTTTGTGATTAGTCGATCAATCAAGCCTGCTGATCTCTAGATCTCTGGTAAATTGATGATCTCTGTGTTTTATGATGGTAGTATTTGGTTTAAAAGGGGATTGGTTTGATGACCTTAATGGCTAGATTCTTTCTCTCTGTTTCTTGCTTAGCTTTAGTTCTCATGTCTATATTGTTGCTATCTATCTATGGGAAAATATTTTCGAATCCTCTATTTATCTAATTCATCAGATTGATTTATTTGTGTATTATGTGTCAACATAACGACGCTTGGGTTGATAGAAAATCTTCGTAGCTTTGGGTTAGCCTAGTTATATAAACCTTATTTCACGCGTGTTGTGCGTGCTGCTACAAGCCCAAAGTAACGCTTGAATCCTTCATGAATAAAGTGCCATCCATGATAATACAAACTATAACTTAAGGTCCCAAATTCTTAATTAAGATCCAACATTCAAACCTCCAAAAGAACAATTATATCAAGAATGCTTTTGAAAGAAGTGATGAATGTGATTATTGACATCTTCAGGCTTTTCTTGGTTGATGTAGTGGGCAACCCCTTCCATGACCACAATCTCGTCGTCCAACAATGGCACGTCTTTCTTGAACCCACCCTCGTGAATGTACTCTTTTGCCCCTGGCATATGATACACGAGGTCAAGCTCCCCCACCATGAACTTAGCAGGCACCTTAACTTGAGCCCCAGTCCACGGCCCCAACAACTCCCAGTCTCTGCATGCACacacaaatattatttcttatattataattcttgatctaattaaatcatatttgttaattataaattattattggtTACAAATTCAGAGCACGATAATAGTTGATCCCTTCTGTGAATCCCGTCTTTTGAAAGTTGGCAACATAGTAATTGAGATCATCGTCGGACAACCAAGGAGGAAGTGCAACCGGAGCATCATACGAATTAATGAACTTCTCGGTCTTGGGGAAACGGATTGAGGCTGGATCGCGGAATGTTAAGAATTTTTTCAATACTTTTTTAACACCAACTTTTGCAAACTCTGATTCAATGTCGCCAGGTTCCTGTTATATGATATCAATGTATTGAGTTAAATAAGCCAATTACCCACCATTATTCCTAACCTAGCTATTAGGTCTATTTCGGTTAGGCTCAATTAGTTATTGGTTTAATTGAGgtttaggtatatatatatatcaatgtcTTATCCTTTCAAGACAAATTAATTAGCTTGTACTTGAGTTTCATTTATTAGAAATTTtgcttattaaaaatataatctttGTTAATAAACGAATCAATTGTTTGAAAATACAAAGATCCAGAATTCggagtttaataaaaaaaatattgttaacatTGTTTTCGCTCTAAAGAGGCAACAATAGGTGAGATGACTTTCATTCAAATTTAGTATCGTCTTTTCATTCCCAATTATCATTTTATGTTACAATAACTTTACATATTCAGTCttcttttaaatataagttaaaccaAATTAGAAATCACTTGATATAATAAGCGTCGCTAAATATTAAACCAATATTTAGTGTCGCCAATACCCTACAACGACATTAATTATATGTCGCTAAATTGTTGCCGTCTTCCTTCCCAAAACTGAAATTGGATTTTTCATCTCAACTTATAActtagaacttgtttgatcttgagttTCTGGAGTTttgtaagtattttttttaataattatttgattgaaaaataaattagtttgatatattttttaggatgaactcttaaaatgtatttttgacTATTGCAACAAAAGAGAGTTAATGGGAAACCTGAAATCTCCAAATGTAGTGATCATCTCCATACATGACCCGAAAAACGTCGGCAAATTTCTTGGCTGGATCCGGATTCCGATGAAGAAAATGAACGCTGAGAGCCACAAACGCTTTCACTCTATCGGGTCTAAACAAACACAAATACCAAGCAATGATTGTCCCCCAATTATGCCCAACAACTAAAATTTTCTCCTCGTTCGGAGCAATAACATCAATGAGCGACACAATATCCTCCACCAGATGAAAGATGCTGAATTTCGATGCATCACCACCTTTAGATGAAACCGTGGTGGTGCTTCCATATCCACGAAGATCTGGGGCCACGGCGTGATAGCCGTGGGCAGCAAAGTAGAGGATTTGGTGCCTCCATGAGTACCATAACTCGGGAAAGCCATGGAGGAATAAGATCGTCGGGCCTTTCCCCTTCTCCGCTATGTGCATGTTTATGTCATTTATCTTGACTTGTTTGTGTTCAATCTTCTCCATCGAATATATCTTTCTAGATTGAAAAGTTTTTACAACCGTGCCTCGCGGCCTAGGGGACACCAACGAGAACCGAGGGCGAGAAAATGTTTGTGTGAGAAAGAGAGAGTGGGAAAACATGTTTAGTTGTATCGTGTTGGTAACATAATGTCGCTAATATAAACAAAAGCTAAAAATTAAAAGTGGattataaatgatcattatGTCGTCCATCATTTATATTCTAAGAAGAGAATTTTCTAGCCTTTTTGTACTAAAAACATGATGGCACCAACAAGATATTGGAATAAATTAACATTAGTAAAGGAAAAGAGAAGGCTTAGTTTGATTGCAACTTTGATGCTCATTGA is part of the Impatiens glandulifera chromosome 1, dImpGla2.1, whole genome shotgun sequence genome and encodes:
- the LOC124922789 gene encoding dynein light chain 1, cytoplasmic-like, coding for MSDDARRIAAGQALIVKPISQDRKPSLLPPSQPPKKVIVKSADMKEEMQKEAIDIAIATFEKHNVEKDVAEQIKKEFDRKYGPTWHCIVGKNFGSYVTHETNHFVYFYLDSKAILLFKSG
- the LOC124922788 gene encoding epoxide hydrolase A-like, whose protein sequence is MFSHSLFLTQTFSRPRFSLVSPRPRGTVVKTFQSRKIYSMEKIEHKQVKINDINMHIAEKGKGPTILFLHGFPELWYSWRHQILYFAAHGYHAVAPDLRGYGSTTTVSSKGGDASKFSIFHLVEDIVSLIDVIAPNEEKILVVGHNWGTIIAWYLCLFRPDRVKAFVALSVHFLHRNPDPAKKFADVFRVMYGDDHYIWRFQEPGDIESEFAKVGVKKVLKKFLTFRDPASIRFPKTEKFINSYDAPVALPPWLSDDDLNYYVANFQKTGFTEGINYYRALNLDWELLGPWTGAQVKVPAKFMVGELDLVYHMPGAKEYIHEGGFKKDVPLLDDEIVVMEGVAHYINQEKPEDVNNHIHHFFQKHS